One genomic window of Bacillus mycoides includes the following:
- a CDS encoding diguanylate cyclase domain-containing protein, whose translation MKDKSYKVLSMWILQILFYFTTVHVTKYEHALIFTIIYVIINVLFLFLADKTAFIFFILGTIISVFYLFYEAWLHLWSTSDQWEYIITHFLMAANFFIVYISTHLLKKVILKNKELTERVRVLEQYIGESKLLTRQEFERRQALLTTAMNRRNETGIIIFFDFTSFSKYTKESVMDRVASLLVDTVRTDFDLAAEYDSNTLVILLQNTNKAGADIVMNRLHPKMKQWLATEAIQDIKIKREQINTKGHTPL comes from the coding sequence GTGAAAGATAAGTCCTATAAAGTCCTCTCTATGTGGATTTTACAAATTTTATTTTATTTTACTACTGTACATGTGACGAAATATGAGCACGCGCTCATTTTTACAATTATATATGTCATCATAAATGTACTATTCCTATTTTTAGCTGATAAAACAGCATTTATTTTCTTCATACTGGGAACCATTATTTCAGTATTCTATTTATTTTATGAAGCATGGCTTCACTTATGGAGTACATCAGATCAATGGGAATATATTATTACCCACTTCCTGATGGCAGCTAACTTCTTCATTGTTTATATTTCAACCCATCTATTAAAAAAGGTTATCCTTAAAAATAAAGAGTTAACTGAACGAGTGAGAGTGCTTGAGCAATACATTGGAGAATCAAAATTATTAACAAGACAAGAATTCGAAAGACGACAAGCATTATTAACAACTGCGATGAATCGTCGTAATGAAACAGGAATTATCATTTTCTTCGATTTCACTTCCTTTAGTAAATATACAAAGGAAAGCGTCATGGATCGTGTAGCTTCATTATTAGTTGATACAGTCAGAACTGACTTTGACCTTGCTGCTGAATATGACAGCAACACATTAGTCATTTTATTACAAAACACAAATAAAGCCGGTGCTGACATTGTAATGAACCGTCTACATCCAAAAATGAAGCAATGGCTTGCTACTGAAGCAATTCAAGATATTAAAATAAAACGAGAACAAATCAATACCAAAGGACATACCCCACTATGA
- a CDS encoding glycosyltransferase family 2 protein has product MMTLVMLLLFILFCVLVFWISITFSIKYVLIFTAFLFSALLVYYSFLTIAGLIHRNSKRKDRTLEHYPSVDILIPAHNEGVVIKDTLEAMAKIEYPGKLNVYLLNDNSQDETPEIGDDFDRAYAHIHHIRVPPGEPKGKSRVLNYGLSISDGEYFCVYDADNQPEPHALRMLVEHAETTKDAVGAVGHVRTVNEKRNWLTRMISLEFQIFQLLMQSGRWLLFQTGSLTGTNMLLRRSALEELGGYDPYAIAEDAELTLRITQKGYLLPIVPESITWEQEPEHLNILIKQRTRWLQGNLYILEKMFSSLSFFKGKLLVHSLQQVLVYVVFWLFLIISNVWFVIGLLGIFQIQYSIPLLFMWYVAYITYVSQLFSAQSVERTFTPTNIFISVIMYFTYAQLFTYLFIRSLILYLRAKSKKQVIGWDKTVRFKKEK; this is encoded by the coding sequence ATGATGACACTCGTTATGCTTCTTTTATTTATTTTGTTTTGTGTACTTGTTTTCTGGATCAGCATCACATTTTCAATTAAATATGTATTGATTTTTACGGCCTTTCTATTCTCTGCTTTACTCGTTTATTACTCTTTCTTAACAATTGCGGGCTTAATTCATCGAAATAGTAAACGAAAAGATCGTACGCTAGAACATTATCCAAGTGTAGATATTTTAATACCCGCTCATAATGAAGGGGTTGTTATTAAAGATACATTGGAAGCGATGGCAAAGATTGAATACCCAGGCAAACTAAACGTTTATTTATTAAACGATAACTCTCAAGATGAAACACCTGAAATTGGCGATGATTTCGACAGAGCTTATGCTCATATTCATCACATTCGTGTACCACCTGGCGAACCGAAAGGAAAATCGCGTGTATTAAACTACGGCCTTAGCATTTCGGATGGTGAATATTTCTGTGTTTACGATGCAGATAATCAACCTGAACCACATGCACTGCGAATGCTCGTAGAACATGCTGAAACAACAAAGGATGCCGTTGGAGCAGTTGGACACGTTCGTACAGTAAATGAAAAAAGAAATTGGCTTACACGAATGATTTCATTAGAATTTCAGATTTTCCAGCTCCTTATGCAATCTGGACGCTGGCTATTATTCCAAACAGGTTCACTAACCGGAACAAATATGCTTCTTCGTCGTTCCGCATTAGAAGAACTTGGCGGCTATGACCCTTATGCAATCGCAGAGGATGCCGAATTAACATTAAGAATTACCCAAAAGGGCTATCTCTTACCAATCGTCCCGGAATCGATTACATGGGAACAAGAACCTGAGCATTTAAACATTCTTATTAAACAGCGTACACGTTGGCTTCAAGGAAACTTATACATTTTAGAAAAAATGTTTTCTTCGTTAAGCTTCTTTAAAGGAAAACTTCTCGTCCATTCCTTACAACAAGTTTTAGTGTATGTCGTATTTTGGCTATTCCTGATCATTTCAAACGTTTGGTTTGTAATTGGACTGCTCGGCATATTCCAAATTCAATATAGCATTCCATTACTATTTATGTGGTATGTCGCATATATTACATATGTTTCTCAATTATTTAGTGCCCAGAGCGTCGAACGAACCTTTACACCGACCAACATTTTCATAAGCGTCATTATGTACTTTACGTACGCACAGCTCTTTACGTATTTGTTTATTCGCAGTCTCATTCTTTACTTACGCGCAAAGAGCAAGAAACAAGTAATTGGTTGGGATAAAACAGTACGATTTAAAAAAGAAAAATAG
- the opuD gene encoding glycine betaine transporter OpuD, which yields MRKLTKTFIVSLTLCIAFTLWGIIPESIIGKGSLGNVTTVIQAALVSKFGWFYIISVSIFLGIAIFLIVSKYGSIRLGKDDDEPDYSYMTWFAMLFSAGMGIGLVFWGVAEPLNHLYTPPFGEGATEESARLALRFSFFHWGLHPWGLYALVALCIAYFTFRKGRASTISATVGPLFKGGEHGRIAHMFDVLAVFATVFGVATSLGLGAKQIAGGVSYLTSIPNSLPTQLVIIGIVTVLYMLSAQTGLDKGIKYLSNANIILAFALMIIVLFAGPTNFIMNYFTSTIGSYIQELPSMSFRLSPLNEGGNQWIQSWTIFYWAWWIAWSPFVGTFIARVSRGRTIREFVIGVLLVPTVIGALWFSVFGGTGIHMELFDGANIYGQIKEMGTEVGLFAMLDQMGSMGPALCVLAILLISTFFITSADSATFVLAMLTTHGSLNPPNRIKMVWGIVLAAIASTLLYVGGLEALQTASIIAAFPFVFVIFFMIAALFKELQKEGRMKQH from the coding sequence ATGAGGAAACTGACGAAAACATTTATTGTCTCATTAACATTATGCATTGCATTTACACTTTGGGGGATTATTCCCGAATCTATTATTGGAAAAGGTAGCTTAGGAAATGTAACGACTGTAATTCAAGCTGCGCTAGTTAGTAAGTTTGGATGGTTCTATATTATTTCCGTTTCTATTTTCTTAGGAATTGCTATTTTCTTAATTGTTTCTAAGTACGGTTCGATTCGTTTAGGTAAAGATGATGATGAACCTGATTATAGTTATATGACATGGTTTGCTATGTTATTTAGTGCCGGTATGGGAATCGGTTTGGTTTTCTGGGGCGTTGCAGAACCGTTGAATCATTTATACACACCTCCGTTTGGAGAGGGTGCGACTGAAGAGAGTGCACGTCTTGCACTTCGTTTCTCGTTTTTCCACTGGGGATTACATCCGTGGGGATTATATGCACTTGTAGCATTATGTATTGCGTATTTTACATTTAGAAAAGGAAGAGCAAGTACAATTAGTGCGACAGTGGGTCCACTATTTAAAGGCGGTGAACATGGCCGTATTGCCCATATGTTTGATGTTCTAGCTGTATTTGCGACAGTATTTGGTGTGGCAACATCATTAGGACTTGGAGCAAAGCAAATTGCGGGTGGTGTTAGTTATTTAACATCCATTCCAAACTCATTACCAACGCAGCTAGTAATCATCGGAATTGTAACTGTTCTTTATATGCTATCTGCACAAACGGGACTCGATAAAGGAATTAAATATTTAAGTAATGCGAATATTATTTTAGCGTTTGCACTTATGATAATTGTATTATTTGCAGGTCCAACAAACTTTATTATGAATTATTTCACTTCAACAATCGGATCATACATTCAAGAATTACCAAGTATGAGTTTCCGTTTAAGTCCATTAAATGAAGGCGGAAATCAATGGATTCAGTCATGGACAATTTTCTACTGGGCATGGTGGATTGCATGGTCACCATTCGTAGGTACGTTTATTGCTCGTGTGTCACGCGGGCGTACAATTCGTGAATTTGTTATTGGTGTGTTACTCGTACCAACAGTAATTGGTGCGCTTTGGTTCTCTGTTTTCGGAGGAACAGGTATTCATATGGAATTGTTCGACGGGGCGAATATATATGGTCAAATTAAAGAAATGGGCACAGAAGTAGGATTGTTTGCTATGTTAGACCAGATGGGTAGTATGGGCCCGGCTTTATGTGTGTTAGCTATTTTACTTATTTCAACATTCTTTATTACATCGGCAGACTCTGCTACGTTTGTTCTAGCGATGTTAACGACACATGGTAGCTTAAACCCACCAAATCGCATCAAAATGGTTTGGGGTATTGTTCTAGCGGCGATAGCTTCAACCTTATTGTATGTCGGTGGATTAGAGGCGCTGCAAACTGCGTCGATTATTGCGGCATTCCCATTTGTATTTGTTATTTTCTTTATGATTGCAGCACTATTTAAAGAGTTGCAAAAAGAAGGGCGTATGAAACAACATTAA